A section of the Candidatus Angelobacter sp. genome encodes:
- a CDS encoding arylsulfatase: MESLRARRAQNPPNIILILADDLGYGDLGCYGQNKIRTPNIDGLAREGMRFTQCYAGCTVCAPSRCCLMTGMHTGHARIRGNANVPLAADDLTIAEVLKPAGYRTALIGKWGLGNEGTTGIPNKHGFDEFFGYLDQVHAHNYYPEFLWRNERRWPVPGNANGQKRDYSNDWFTRAATNFVRINQKHPFFLYLAYTLPHANNELGARTGNGMEVPGDAPYSNEGWPQPEKNKAAMITRLDTDVGKVLEKLRELKLERDTIIFFASDNGPHREGGVNPKYFDSSGNLRGIKRDLFEGGIRVPMIVRWPGHVKAGSTNGQVWAFWDFLPTAAEIAGVRPPQGLDGFSMLPALIGLEQTNQHEFLYWEFHERGFQQAARMGDWKAVKLETDKPLELYNLKADPGENENVADKNPGIVAKIEAYLRTARSESKNWPIKPATRGKPDLSKQVVR, encoded by the coding sequence TTGGAAAGTCTGCGCGCCCGCCGGGCACAAAATCCGCCAAATATCATCCTCATACTCGCTGATGATCTCGGTTACGGTGATCTGGGTTGCTACGGCCAAAACAAAATCAGGACGCCAAACATTGATGGCCTGGCCAGGGAGGGTATGCGGTTCACGCAATGTTATGCCGGCTGCACGGTCTGTGCTCCATCACGCTGCTGCCTGATGACCGGGATGCACACCGGCCATGCACGCATCCGCGGCAACGCGAATGTGCCACTCGCAGCGGACGACCTGACAATTGCCGAGGTCCTCAAGCCGGCCGGCTATAGGACGGCGCTCATCGGCAAATGGGGACTGGGCAATGAGGGAACCACCGGCATTCCGAACAAACACGGCTTCGATGAATTCTTTGGATACCTCGATCAGGTTCATGCGCACAACTACTATCCGGAATTCCTCTGGAGGAACGAACGGCGATGGCCCGTCCCCGGCAACGCGAACGGACAGAAACGGGATTATTCAAATGACTGGTTTACCCGCGCGGCCACCAATTTCGTTCGCATCAATCAGAAGCATCCCTTTTTCCTTTACCTCGCTTACACCCTCCCTCACGCCAACAACGAACTTGGTGCCAGGACCGGCAATGGCATGGAAGTGCCCGGTGATGCGCCCTACTCAAACGAGGGCTGGCCGCAGCCGGAGAAAAACAAGGCTGCGATGATCACTCGCCTCGACACGGACGTGGGTAAGGTTCTGGAAAAACTCAGAGAACTGAAGCTGGAACGCGACACGATCATCTTTTTCGCCAGTGACAACGGCCCGCACCGGGAGGGTGGCGTGAATCCAAAATATTTTGACAGCTCCGGCAACTTGCGCGGTATCAAACGAGACCTTTTCGAAGGCGGCATCCGAGTGCCGATGATCGTCCGTTGGCCCGGCCATGTCAAAGCCGGCTCGACAAACGGTCAAGTCTGGGCGTTTTGGGACTTTCTGCCCACCGCCGCGGAGATAGCCGGAGTCCGGCCACCGCAAGGTCTCGACGGGTTTTCAATGCTGCCTGCCCTGATTGGTTTGGAACAAACGAATCAACACGAGTTTCTTTATTGGGAATTCCACGAGCGCGGTTTCCAGCAGGCCGCGCGCATGGGCGACTGGAAGGCGGTAAAACTCGAGACGGACAAACCACTTGAACTCTACAACCTCAAGGCTGACCCTGGCGAAAATGAAAATGTCGCGGACAAAAATCCGGGCATCGTGGCGAAAATAGAGGCCTACCTGAGAACCGCGCGTTCCGAATCAAAGAACTGGCCGATCAAACCTGCCACACGAGGAAAGCCTGATCTGTCAAAGCAAGTCGTGCGATGA
- a CDS encoding methyltransferase domain-containing protein, protein MINSESAVKQRYAAAAKTTESTLCCPIDYDPGHLQVIPEEVIEKDYGCGDPTRYLKPGETVLDLGSGTGKLCFVAAQVVGAQGRIIGIDMTDQMLEVARRNAPLVARRLGYANVEFRKGRIQDLALNLETLEDELKQRPITGAASFLAANELAQELRVRQPLVADNSIDVVVSNCVLNLVEQKSKRQLFDEIFRVLKEGGRAVISDIASDEPVPVRLQNDPKLWSGCISGALTEEGFLRAFAGAGFHGMRVLKWNARPWATVEGIEFRSMTIEAFKGKAGPCFDHNQAVIYLGPFKEVLDDAGHRLERGRRYAVCGKTHELFQNEPYRQYFAFVDPLAPLPPELVKPLDCSLIRLRHPRETKGEGCKVTAPASECPVSGGCC, encoded by the coding sequence ATGATCAATTCCGAATCCGCGGTTAAGCAGCGTTACGCGGCTGCTGCAAAAACGACTGAGAGCACCCTGTGTTGTCCAATCGACTACGACCCGGGCCATCTTCAGGTCATTCCAGAAGAAGTGATCGAAAAGGATTACGGATGTGGCGATCCCACCCGATACCTCAAACCGGGCGAAACTGTTCTCGATCTGGGCAGCGGCACGGGAAAACTCTGCTTTGTCGCAGCACAGGTCGTCGGAGCGCAAGGCAGAATCATCGGCATTGACATGACGGATCAGATGCTCGAAGTGGCGCGCCGCAACGCGCCTCTTGTTGCCAGACGGCTTGGCTATGCGAACGTCGAGTTTCGGAAAGGCCGGATACAGGATCTCGCACTGAACCTGGAAACACTGGAGGACGAACTAAAACAACGCCCGATCACCGGGGCCGCCTCATTCCTGGCGGCCAACGAACTCGCGCAGGAGTTGCGCGTCCGGCAGCCGCTCGTGGCAGACAACTCCATTGATGTGGTTGTCTCCAATTGCGTACTGAATCTGGTGGAGCAGAAATCGAAACGACAGTTGTTTGATGAAATATTCAGAGTTTTGAAAGAAGGGGGCCGGGCCGTGATTTCAGATATCGCTTCCGACGAGCCGGTCCCGGTGCGCCTCCAGAACGATCCCAAACTCTGGAGCGGGTGCATTTCGGGCGCACTTACAGAGGAAGGCTTTTTGCGGGCATTTGCCGGGGCCGGTTTTCATGGCATGCGGGTTCTGAAGTGGAATGCCAGGCCGTGGGCGACGGTCGAAGGCATCGAATTCCGCTCGATGACCATCGAAGCTTTCAAAGGTAAAGCCGGACCGTGTTTCGACCACAACCAGGCGGTGATCTATCTTGGTCCGTTTAAGGAGGTCCTCGACGACGCCGGACATCGCCTTGAACGCGGACGCCGTTATGCCGTGTGCGGAAAAACCCACGAGCTTTTCCAAAACGAACCTTACAGGCAGTACTTCGCCTTTGTCGACCCCTTGGCACCCCTTCCGCCCGAACTGGTGAAGCCGCTCGATTGTTCATTGATCCGGCTGCGTCACCCACGCGAAACCAAAGGCGAAGGCTGCAAGGTCACGGCTCCGGCGAGCGAGTGTCCCGTCAGCGGCGGGTGCTGTTAA
- a CDS encoding type II secretion system protein — protein sequence MAFTLIELLVAMAVIAILAGLLSTAVMKTKGKAQTIGCLGNARQLSLAWMLYAADNGERLPYNLGSIANRGLAPRRDYNWVNNFLDWAVDNADNTNTAFVSKGSFAAYASRVAAVYRCPSDRVLSESQREAGWMARVRSYSMNAMVGDAGPNSVYGTNVFNPAYKQFLKATDFERPTEIFVFLDEHPDSINDGYFLNRLEELQWNDLPASYHNGAASFTFADGHAETHRWIDASTMPPARAYAAALPFSIDPAQRADFDWVADRASVEHLDGRSKTSF from the coding sequence GTGGCGTTCACCCTCATCGAACTCCTTGTGGCGATGGCTGTCATCGCGATTCTCGCGGGGCTGCTCTCGACTGCTGTTATGAAAACAAAGGGCAAAGCGCAGACGATTGGCTGTCTGGGCAACGCCCGGCAGCTCTCGCTGGCGTGGATGCTGTATGCGGCCGACAACGGCGAACGCCTGCCTTACAATCTTGGGAGCATTGCCAACCGCGGCCTTGCACCCCGACGCGACTACAACTGGGTGAACAACTTTCTGGACTGGGCGGTGGACAATGCCGACAACACGAATACCGCGTTTGTAAGCAAAGGAAGCTTTGCTGCATACGCGAGCCGGGTGGCCGCGGTCTATCGCTGTCCCTCCGACCGCGTATTGAGCGAGAGTCAAAGGGAAGCCGGTTGGATGGCACGTGTCCGAAGCTATTCCATGAACGCCATGGTCGGCGATGCCGGTCCCAATTCGGTGTACGGCACGAACGTGTTCAACCCCGCATACAAGCAGTTTCTGAAAGCCACCGATTTCGAGCGCCCGACGGAGATTTTCGTTTTTCTGGATGAGCACCCTGACAGCATCAACGATGGGTATTTTCTTAATCGTCTGGAAGAATTGCAATGGAATGACCTGCCGGCATCCTACCACAACGGTGCGGCCAGTTTCACTTTTGCCGACGGACACGCGGAAACCCACCGCTGGATCGACGCGTCCACGATGCCCCCGGCTCGCGCGTACGCCGCGGCGCTTCCGTTTTCCATTGACCCTGCCCAAAGGGCGGACTTCGATTGGGTCGCAGATCGTGCGAGCGTCGAGCATCTGGACGGTCGCTCGAAGACCAGTTTCTAA
- the hemQ gene encoding hydrogen peroxide-dependent heme synthase encodes MELPVVKLARGIHVLHLFYRVDRVQWAQLAEGQSAAILTRLEALCRANAGPSHPRLTSYANIGGKADLVFMLTAAELGQAGEIHRDLEGCFPPGTLKRAYNYLSVTELPEYVTSEEDMKQTLIQQEKLEPGSDPFNKRLAEMRQRQAEYEHYRLYPELPDWEVMAFYPMSKRRNGADNWYLLDFAARKKLMSGHARVGRKFAGRVSQLITGSTGIDDWEWGVTLMAHQTDALKEIVYEMRFDEVSARYGEFGPFYVNLRLPAAALWEHLHL; translated from the coding sequence ATGGAACTCCCCGTGGTCAAACTTGCCAGAGGCATTCATGTCCTTCACCTGTTTTATCGCGTCGATCGGGTTCAGTGGGCTCAACTTGCGGAGGGTCAATCCGCGGCGATACTGACCAGACTGGAGGCGCTCTGCCGAGCAAATGCGGGTCCGTCGCATCCGCGATTGACGAGCTATGCAAACATCGGCGGCAAGGCGGACCTGGTTTTCATGCTGACCGCTGCGGAGCTGGGGCAGGCAGGGGAGATTCACCGCGATCTGGAAGGCTGTTTCCCCCCGGGAACACTGAAACGCGCTTACAATTACCTCAGTGTGACCGAACTGCCCGAATATGTGACGTCTGAGGAGGACATGAAGCAAACACTGATTCAGCAGGAAAAACTGGAACCGGGAAGTGATCCGTTTAACAAACGGCTCGCAGAAATGCGCCAGCGACAGGCGGAGTACGAGCATTATCGCCTTTACCCGGAACTGCCTGACTGGGAGGTAATGGCGTTTTACCCGATGAGCAAGCGACGGAATGGCGCCGACAACTGGTATCTGCTGGATTTCGCCGCGAGGAAGAAACTGATGAGCGGGCACGCGCGCGTCGGGCGCAAGTTTGCCGGGCGTGTTTCGCAGCTGATCACCGGCTCGACCGGTATCGACGACTGGGAATGGGGCGTGACCCTGATGGCGCATCAAACGGACGCCTTGAAAGAGATCGTGTACGAGATGCGCTTTGACGAGGTGAGTGCTCGGTATGGCGAGTTCGGACCGTTTTATGTGAATTTGCGGTTGCCGGCGGCGGCCCTTTGGGAGCACCTCCATTTGTGA
- a CDS encoding formylglycine-generating enzyme family protein: protein MSGNPNGSKQFIIALAVALGGVAVGSFVVIKMDLPGQSQRSFFTRAKPSLPEHALDSPTNGMVWISGGIFWMGSAGGNPDERPVHKVAVDGFWMDKTEVSNEQFEEFVRATGYLTIAERSPDPRDFPGATAERLVPGSVVFNPPAREVSLENHYLWWKWTPGASWRHPEGPGSDVKGREKHPVVHVCWLDALAYATWSGKRLPTEAEWEYAARGGLDRKPYVWGDESTPGGRWQANIWQGRFPNENTQRDGFRGTAPVASFPSNGYGLYDMAGNVWEWCSDWYRPDYYAASPLNNPRGPSESFDPDEPQIPKKVLRGGSYLCSDLYCTGYRPSARMKSSPDTGLSHAGFRCVKDAPPPH from the coding sequence ATGAGCGGGAATCCAAACGGCTCTAAACAATTCATCATTGCGCTTGCCGTTGCCCTTGGCGGGGTCGCGGTTGGCTCCTTTGTCGTCATTAAAATGGACCTTCCGGGCCAATCGCAGCGCTCGTTTTTCACTCGGGCGAAACCGTCCCTGCCGGAGCACGCGCTGGATTCCCCGACAAACGGGATGGTTTGGATTTCTGGCGGAATTTTCTGGATGGGCTCTGCAGGAGGCAATCCGGATGAACGACCCGTCCACAAGGTTGCCGTTGACGGGTTTTGGATGGACAAGACGGAGGTCAGCAACGAGCAGTTTGAAGAATTTGTCCGCGCCACGGGATATCTTACAATCGCTGAGCGCAGCCCCGATCCCCGTGATTTTCCAGGCGCGACGGCCGAACGACTCGTGCCGGGCTCTGTCGTCTTTAATCCGCCGGCGAGAGAAGTGTCGCTCGAAAATCACTACCTCTGGTGGAAATGGACGCCCGGCGCCAGCTGGCGCCACCCCGAGGGGCCGGGTTCCGATGTAAAGGGCCGTGAAAAACACCCCGTCGTTCATGTGTGCTGGCTCGACGCGCTGGCATATGCCACATGGTCAGGGAAGCGTCTGCCAACTGAAGCCGAATGGGAGTACGCTGCGCGTGGTGGACTCGATCGTAAGCCCTATGTCTGGGGCGATGAATCAACGCCGGGGGGGCGATGGCAGGCAAATATCTGGCAGGGCCGCTTTCCGAACGAAAATACGCAACGCGACGGTTTTCGAGGAACAGCGCCCGTCGCGAGTTTCCCGTCCAATGGTTACGGATTGTACGACATGGCCGGCAACGTTTGGGAATGGTGTAGCGATTGGTACCGGCCCGATTACTATGCAGCAAGCCCCCTGAACAATCCTCGTGGCCCGTCTGAAAGTTTTGATCCTGATGAACCGCAGATTCCGAAAAAAGTGCTGCGCGGCGGTTCCTATCTTTGCAGCGATCTCTATTGTACAGGGTATCGGCCAAGCGCACGAATGAAATCATCCCCGGATACCGGTCTTTCGCACGCCGGCTTTCGCTGCGTCAAGGACGCGCCGCCTCCTCATTGA
- a CDS encoding cold-shock protein: MASGKVKWFDNKKGFGFIAQETGQDVFVHHTAIQGQGFKTLNEGEVVHFEIVESAKGLKAQNVQRAQQ; this comes from the coding sequence ATGGCCAGTGGCAAAGTCAAGTGGTTCGACAATAAGAAAGGGTTTGGCTTCATCGCCCAGGAAACCGGCCAGGATGTGTTCGTTCATCACACTGCCATTCAGGGACAGGGCTTTAAAACCCTGAATGAAGGCGAAGTCGTTCACTTTGAGATTGTCGAAAGCGCCAAAGGGCTGAAGGCGCAGAATGTTCAGCGCGCGCAGCAGTGA
- a CDS encoding adenylate/guanylate cyclase domain-containing protein: protein MGSARAIAKNLVAHRKAGLVIAVVTVLAGILLLELKVKDVSIGAGLVNLSYDLPFNLRKNIWPDEAVIVYLDDQSRVALNQPSNAPWDRSLYAQLLERLTAGGAKAVVFDVLFIDPGSPQADQSLAKAMRGCGKIILGAELTTVESGFIDPGDLTASGHALSRPADIFLNSAAGMGLVMHTVDADRAVRKHFHGFSLEDPPSIAWAAAELIGAEVTRHPEQRLAPRWINYYGPPGAIPNVSISRVLLGGSAELPPDFFRGKVVFVGAQPTAGFTGSGRDEFKSPYARGRLTLNLSSPGVEIHTTIFLNLLRNDWLRRLPEPIELALLALAGILFGYGLTLVASPAAVRIALGGAVMISTFAYVLFVYDRVWFAWAIPVMVQIPLALFGSLVSNWLDLYVEKRLLEHSLSLHLSPKRIKQFVRHPELLKPGAEKQMLSIMFTDIENFTKLSEGMDPDDLARAMNEYFGTTIPCVHQVEGTVIKLIGDAILAVWNAPDPQPKHRELACTAAILLNSKEVRFSGKQSALKLRTRIGIHTGLANVGNFGSTTRIDYTAIGENVNLASRLEGLNKYLGTDILVTRETLEGCSSEIVSRLAGNFRLKGFEKLVEVHDLLGRRDQAEVTKSWRDVFAGALQEFQRNNLEAAEAGFRHTLEIRPDDGPARFYLQQIADLRIHPPPFDWRGEIELKDK from the coding sequence GTGGGATCAGCCAGAGCAATCGCAAAGAATTTGGTCGCGCATCGGAAGGCAGGACTCGTCATCGCCGTCGTCACGGTTCTGGCGGGTATTCTTCTTCTTGAACTCAAGGTCAAAGATGTTTCGATAGGCGCGGGTCTGGTCAACCTGAGTTATGACCTGCCTTTCAATCTAAGAAAGAACATCTGGCCGGACGAGGCGGTCATCGTTTATCTGGATGATCAGTCGCGCGTCGCTCTGAACCAACCTTCAAACGCACCTTGGGACCGCTCGCTCTACGCTCAACTCCTCGAACGACTGACCGCGGGCGGCGCGAAGGCCGTCGTCTTCGACGTCCTTTTCATTGATCCCGGATCTCCGCAGGCAGACCAAAGCCTGGCGAAAGCCATGCGGGGTTGCGGCAAAATTATTTTGGGTGCCGAGCTGACAACCGTCGAAAGCGGGTTCATCGATCCGGGGGACCTTACGGCCTCCGGCCATGCCCTGAGCCGACCAGCTGATATTTTTCTCAATTCGGCAGCGGGGATGGGATTAGTCATGCACACGGTCGATGCCGATCGCGCCGTTCGCAAACACTTTCACGGCTTTTCGCTCGAGGACCCGCCAAGCATCGCATGGGCGGCGGCGGAACTGATCGGAGCGGAGGTGACTCGCCATCCCGAACAGCGATTGGCGCCCCGGTGGATCAACTACTACGGGCCACCGGGCGCCATTCCGAACGTCAGCATTTCGCGCGTCCTGCTCGGCGGATCGGCCGAGCTACCACCCGATTTTTTCCGCGGTAAGGTCGTCTTTGTCGGAGCACAACCGACGGCGGGCTTCACAGGATCGGGGCGAGATGAGTTTAAGTCACCCTATGCCCGTGGCCGATTGACTTTGAACCTCTCTTCTCCCGGCGTGGAAATACACACGACAATATTTTTGAATTTGCTTCGCAACGATTGGCTAAGGCGACTGCCCGAACCAATCGAATTGGCGCTTCTTGCCCTTGCCGGAATCCTGTTCGGTTATGGTCTGACGCTCGTCGCTTCACCGGCCGCCGTCCGTATTGCGCTTGGAGGCGCCGTAATGATTTCAACGTTTGCTTACGTTCTGTTTGTTTACGATCGAGTCTGGTTCGCGTGGGCGATCCCCGTAATGGTTCAAATTCCCCTGGCCTTGTTCGGCTCCCTTGTTTCCAACTGGCTCGATCTCTACGTGGAAAAGAGGTTACTCGAACATTCCCTGTCACTCCATCTCTCGCCCAAGCGCATCAAACAGTTTGTCCGCCATCCCGAACTGTTGAAGCCGGGTGCGGAAAAGCAAATGCTAAGCATCATGTTCACTGACATTGAAAATTTTACCAAACTCTCCGAAGGGATGGACCCTGACGATCTCGCCCGCGCCATGAATGAGTACTTCGGGACGACCATTCCGTGCGTCCATCAGGTCGAAGGCACGGTCATCAAACTCATCGGCGACGCCATCCTCGCCGTCTGGAATGCGCCGGACCCTCAACCCAAACACCGCGAACTGGCTTGCACCGCCGCGATTCTTCTCAACAGCAAGGAGGTCCGCTTCAGCGGGAAACAATCCGCTCTCAAATTAAGGACGCGCATCGGCATTCACACCGGACTTGCCAACGTCGGTAACTTCGGCAGCACCACGCGCATTGACTACACGGCGATCGGCGAAAACGTGAACCTCGCGTCTCGTCTGGAAGGTTTGAACAAATATCTCGGTACCGACATTCTGGTCACCCGAGAAACGCTCGAGGGATGCAGCAGTGAGATCGTCAGCCGTCTGGCAGGAAACTTCCGCCTGAAGGGATTTGAGAAACTGGTCGAAGTGCATGACCTTCTGGGACGACGCGACCAGGCGGAGGTGACAAAGAGCTGGCGCGATGTCTTCGCAGGGGCACTTCAGGAATTTCAACGAAACAACCTCGAAGCTGCCGAAGCCGGATTCCGGCACACCCTCGAAATCCGACCCGACGACGGTCCTGCCAGGTTCTACCTGCAACAGATCGCCGACCTTCGGATCCATCCTCCGCCATTCGACTGGCGCGGTGAAATCGAGTTGAAGGACAAGTAG
- the hemW gene encoding radical SAM family heme chaperone HemW has product MSGDFMRPVASLYVHVPFCAHKCEYCAFYSEKAGSETVKRYVAALIKELELVTADLEPSTVFFGGGTPSLLGMRQWEQVLCAMERLNLLGAAEWTVECNPATVSADKARLLRSYGVNRISMGVQSLDSDLLDRLGRVHTRDMVFKSFDILRAAGFDNINLDLMFAIPGQTLEMWRATLKEALALGSEHLSCYEVIYEEDTPLFNQLQAGQFEVDENLACAMYDELLERAAVAGFVQYEIANFARVRSTHDSEVPDYACRHNINYWRGGSFYGLGPSATGRVRGVRTKNWSNTILYCEQLEKGSRAIESSEQLPPLAHAGEVAAFGLRMNAGWPSGLFQQTTGYDLREEWSSEMEWLCRQGWGFLESDRFRLTPEGLRFADAAAELFLRPQLREADVERNLDHDIPVLR; this is encoded by the coding sequence ATGTCCGGCGATTTCATGCGTCCAGTTGCCAGCCTTTACGTACATGTGCCCTTCTGCGCGCACAAATGTGAATACTGCGCTTTTTACTCGGAGAAGGCTGGCAGCGAAACCGTCAAGCGTTACGTCGCAGCTCTGATCAAGGAGCTGGAACTCGTGACGGCGGACCTGGAACCTTCCACGGTGTTTTTTGGCGGAGGAACGCCGTCGTTGCTTGGTATGCGCCAGTGGGAACAGGTTCTTTGCGCCATGGAGAGATTGAACCTCCTCGGCGCCGCCGAATGGACAGTGGAGTGTAATCCCGCGACGGTTTCAGCTGACAAAGCCAGACTGCTGCGATCGTACGGGGTCAACCGCATTTCAATGGGTGTACAGTCGCTCGATAGCGATTTGCTCGACCGACTGGGCCGCGTTCATACTCGCGACATGGTTTTCAAGTCGTTCGATATTTTGCGCGCTGCCGGATTCGACAACATCAATCTGGATTTGATGTTCGCGATTCCGGGCCAGACACTGGAAATGTGGCGCGCGACGCTCAAGGAAGCGCTCGCCCTGGGCAGCGAGCACCTCTCCTGCTACGAAGTGATTTATGAAGAGGACACCCCGCTGTTCAACCAACTGCAGGCCGGACAGTTCGAAGTGGACGAGAATCTGGCTTGCGCGATGTACGATGAACTCCTTGAACGCGCCGCCGTGGCCGGTTTCGTGCAATACGAGATCGCGAATTTCGCTCGCGTGCGCTCAACCCACGATTCAGAAGTGCCCGATTACGCTTGCCGGCACAACATCAACTACTGGCGCGGCGGATCATTTTACGGGCTGGGCCCGAGCGCGACGGGGCGCGTGCGAGGCGTGCGAACCAAGAATTGGTCGAACACAATCCTTTACTGCGAGCAACTGGAGAAGGGGAGCCGCGCCATCGAGTCGAGCGAACAGCTGCCGCCCCTGGCGCACGCGGGAGAAGTCGCCGCGTTTGGCCTCCGCATGAACGCCGGCTGGCCCTCCGGCTTGTTCCAGCAAACGACCGGTTACGATTTGCGTGAGGAGTGGTCGTCGGAGATGGAATGGTTGTGTCGACAGGGTTGGGGTTTCCTTGAGAGCGACCGCTTTAGGCTCACGCCCGAAGGATTGCGATTCGCCGACGCCGCCGCCGAATTGTTTTTGAGACCGCAACTTCGTGAGGCTGACGTGGAGCGAAATCTCGATCACGACATTCCCGTGTTGAGATGA